One region of Microbacterium rhizosphaerae genomic DNA includes:
- a CDS encoding molybdopterin molybdotransferase MoeA, whose amino-acid sequence MRTHLEHRAATAALLAPLIEHLADPAVAEVIRVGDARGRILSTDIASPTSLPRFANSQMDGYAIRSADLASASPDSPVRLTVGRTSAAGDPVGTMDAGEAAPVMTGAAVPLGADAVVPIERADPPRFVGIGAGAHDAPMGTTVSFTAPVAPGTFVRDVGTDIAEGDVLLRAGTRLGPAQLGSLSAAGVVDVPVRPQARVLVLSTGHELRDPGIAFDPVRDSGAIYDANSTMLAAAIAEAGAVAVTDAAPDDAAAVIDVLEAHPEADLVVTTGGVSAGAFEVVRDALAPLGVEFGPVAMQPGGPQGLGSAVLPGGRTVPVVAFPGNPVSALVSFELFLRPVLRGLAGLPAHRPSQLAVLAHPVSSPPARHQVRRGSLRADGAVEVGAPSSHLLHAYALANVLVHLPVGVDSLPAGAEVEIWRIDDGIT is encoded by the coding sequence GTGCGCACCCACCTCGAGCATCGGGCAGCGACCGCCGCTCTGCTCGCCCCGCTCATCGAGCACCTCGCCGATCCGGCCGTCGCCGAGGTGATCCGGGTCGGCGACGCCCGCGGACGCATCCTGTCCACCGACATCGCCTCGCCGACGTCGCTGCCGCGATTCGCGAACTCGCAGATGGACGGCTACGCGATCCGCTCCGCCGACCTGGCATCGGCATCCCCGGATTCCCCGGTGCGTCTGACCGTCGGCCGCACGAGCGCCGCGGGCGATCCGGTGGGGACGATGGATGCGGGCGAAGCCGCCCCCGTCATGACCGGCGCGGCGGTACCCCTCGGCGCTGACGCCGTGGTGCCGATCGAGCGGGCGGACCCGCCCAGGTTCGTCGGCATCGGCGCCGGCGCGCACGATGCTCCGATGGGCACGACGGTCTCGTTCACGGCGCCCGTCGCGCCGGGCACCTTCGTCCGTGACGTGGGCACCGACATCGCCGAGGGCGACGTGCTGCTGCGGGCCGGCACGCGTCTCGGCCCGGCGCAGCTCGGCTCGCTCTCGGCGGCAGGGGTGGTCGACGTGCCCGTGCGCCCGCAGGCCCGTGTGCTCGTCCTGTCGACCGGGCACGAGCTGCGCGACCCGGGCATCGCCTTCGACCCCGTCCGCGACAGCGGTGCGATCTACGACGCGAACTCGACGATGCTGGCCGCGGCGATCGCGGAGGCGGGCGCTGTGGCGGTGACGGATGCCGCCCCCGACGATGCGGCGGCGGTGATCGACGTACTCGAAGCCCACCCCGAGGCCGACCTGGTGGTGACGACCGGCGGGGTCAGCGCCGGCGCGTTCGAGGTCGTTCGCGACGCGCTGGCGCCGCTCGGCGTCGAGTTCGGTCCGGTCGCGATGCAGCCCGGCGGCCCGCAGGGACTCGGCAGCGCCGTGCTGCCGGGCGGGCGAACAGTGCCGGTCGTCGCATTCCCGGGGAACCCGGTGTCGGCCCTCGTGTCGTTCGAGCTCTTCCTGCGGCCGGTGCTGCGCGGCCTCGCGGGCTTGCCGGCGCACCGGCCGTCTCAGCTCGCCGTGCTGGCGCATCCCGTGTCCTCTCCCCCGGCGCGCCACCAGGTGCGCCGCGGCAGTCTTCGCGCGGACGGCGCGGTCGAGGTCGGCGCACCGAGCTCCCACCTGCTGCACGCCTACGCGCTGGCGAACGTGCTCGTGCACCTCCCAGTCGGCGTGGACTCGCTTCCCGCCGGGGCGGAGGTCGAGATCTGGAGGATCGATGACGGAATCACGTGA
- a CDS encoding MoaD/ThiS family protein, which translates to MATVTVRYFAAAAEAAGREQEQLELGPDATVLTLRELLLERYGAAMERVLRSGSFLVDGIVRRSPSTPLGASVDVLPPFAGG; encoded by the coding sequence ATGGCGACGGTGACGGTGCGGTACTTCGCCGCTGCGGCGGAAGCGGCCGGGCGCGAGCAGGAGCAGCTCGAGCTCGGGCCCGACGCGACCGTGCTGACCCTCCGCGAGCTTCTGCTCGAGCGGTACGGCGCCGCAATGGAGCGCGTCCTGCGCTCGGGTTCCTTCCTCGTCGACGGCATCGTGCGACGATCGCCGTCGACCCCGCTCGGCGCCAGCGTGGACGTCCTCCCTCCCTTCGCGGGAGGGTGA
- a CDS encoding ThiF family adenylyltransferase, translating into MSPLVEPGPPLDADSIARYSRQLMLPGFGEDAQRRLGAARVLVIGAGGLGSAVVPALAAAGVGTIGVVDDDVVEASNLHRQLSHGVADIGRPKVDSLAETVAAIAPGCRVETYAMRATSANLPELLAAYDLLIDGSDNFPTRYLANDAAVLAGVPLVWGAILRFHGQVGISWHGHGPTYRDLFPVPPAPDEALSCELGGVLPTLCTAVGSIMATEAIKLVTGIGEPLLGRVLVYDALTARTREIAYGVSDETPVITGLVDYELFCGVDAGSDLEAISAADLLRRMRAGDGMRLLDVREPHEARARRIPDSILMPVGELRGGALPERALPGRAADPLVVYCEQDPRARQAARILRDAGFAGVVYLAGGIQAYAAVGGETVHD; encoded by the coding sequence ATGAGTCCGCTCGTCGAGCCCGGTCCCCCGCTGGATGCGGACAGCATCGCCCGCTACAGCCGCCAGCTTATGCTCCCCGGCTTCGGCGAGGACGCGCAGCGGCGTCTCGGGGCGGCCCGCGTCCTCGTGATCGGCGCCGGCGGGCTGGGCAGCGCCGTGGTTCCCGCACTCGCCGCAGCGGGCGTCGGAACCATCGGCGTCGTCGACGACGACGTGGTGGAGGCATCCAATCTGCACCGCCAGCTCAGCCACGGCGTCGCGGACATCGGGCGCCCGAAGGTCGACTCGCTCGCCGAGACGGTGGCGGCCATCGCACCGGGATGCCGCGTCGAGACGTATGCGATGCGGGCGACGAGCGCGAACCTGCCCGAGCTGCTGGCCGCCTACGACCTGCTGATCGACGGCAGCGACAACTTCCCGACGCGTTATCTCGCCAACGACGCGGCCGTGCTCGCGGGCGTGCCGCTCGTGTGGGGTGCGATCCTGCGCTTCCACGGCCAGGTCGGCATCTCGTGGCACGGCCACGGGCCGACGTACCGCGACCTCTTCCCCGTGCCGCCGGCACCGGACGAAGCGCTGTCGTGCGAGCTCGGCGGCGTGCTGCCCACCCTGTGCACGGCGGTCGGATCGATCATGGCGACCGAGGCGATCAAGCTCGTCACGGGTATCGGCGAGCCGCTCCTCGGTCGCGTGCTCGTCTACGACGCCCTCACGGCCCGCACGCGCGAGATCGCCTACGGCGTGTCGGACGAGACGCCCGTGATCACCGGGCTCGTCGACTACGAGCTGTTCTGCGGAGTCGATGCCGGCAGTGATCTCGAGGCCATCTCGGCGGCCGACCTGCTGCGGCGCATGCGCGCGGGCGACGGGATGCGGCTGCTCGACGTGCGCGAGCCGCACGAGGCGCGGGCGCGACGCATCCCGGACAGCATCCTGATGCCGGTCGGCGAGCTTCGCGGCGGTGCTCTTCCCGAACGGGCCCTGCCGGGGCGCGCCGCCGATCCGCTCGTGGTGTACTGCGAGCAGGATCCCCGTGCGCGGCAGGCTGCCCGCATCCTCCGTGACGCCGGCTTCGCCGGCGTCGTCTACCTCGCCGGCGGCATCCAGGCCTACGCCGCCGTCGGCGGCGAGACCGTCCACGACTGA
- a CDS encoding molybdenum cofactor biosynthesis protein MoaE encodes MTSYALVSEQPLDEAAIRRAVEADASGAVVMFCGVVRDHDGGKPVRSLDYRAHPEAERFLAECVARIQADTGLAVAAAHRVGDLRIGDVALFAAASAPHRAEAFDACERLVELIKREVPIWKRQHYDDGVSEWVGL; translated from the coding sequence ATGACCTCCTACGCCCTCGTGTCCGAGCAGCCGCTCGATGAAGCCGCCATCCGCCGCGCCGTCGAGGCCGACGCCAGTGGAGCCGTCGTCATGTTCTGCGGCGTCGTGCGCGACCACGACGGCGGCAAGCCCGTGCGCTCCCTCGACTACCGCGCGCACCCGGAGGCCGAGCGGTTCCTCGCCGAGTGCGTGGCGCGCATCCAGGCCGACACCGGGCTCGCCGTCGCGGCAGCCCACCGGGTGGGCGACCTGCGCATCGGCGACGTGGCGCTGTTCGCCGCCGCATCCGCCCCCCACCGGGCCGAGGCGTTCGACGCGTGCGAACGGCTCGTCGAGCTCATCAAGCGCGAGGTGCCGATCTGGAAGCGTCAGCACTACGACGACGGCGTCTCGGAGTGGGTCGGGCTGTAG
- the moaA gene encoding GTP 3',8-cyclase MoaA: MTITRLDAPARARRLPSTGVPDGLVDAYRRPLRDLRISITDRCNFRCVYCMPKTVFGRDYAFLDRDELLTFEEITRIARVAAGHGVHKIRLTGGEPLLRRGVEELISQLAEIRTPSGDPLEIALTTNGAALGVKAAALKAAGLTRVTVSLDSLDDALFQRMNDVRFPVGRVLAGIDAAHDAGLAPIRINMVVKRGLNDHEIVDMAQHFKGTPYTLRFIEYMDVGNTNGWTLDEVVSSAEIVERIGAVHPLEPVGAIVPGETAQRWRYVEGGGEIGLISSVTNAFCGTCNRARISTEGRLFTCLFASEGHDLRALLRGGATDDELAAAMASIWGARDDRYSEIRAGLTPELREHRKRVEMSYIGG; this comes from the coding sequence ATGACGATCACACGGCTCGATGCGCCCGCCCGGGCGCGGCGACTGCCGTCGACCGGCGTGCCCGACGGCCTCGTCGACGCGTATCGCCGGCCGCTCCGCGACCTGCGGATCTCGATCACCGACCGATGCAACTTCCGCTGCGTCTACTGCATGCCGAAGACCGTCTTCGGGCGCGACTACGCCTTCCTCGACCGTGACGAGCTGCTCACGTTCGAGGAGATCACACGCATCGCACGGGTCGCCGCCGGCCACGGCGTGCACAAGATCCGGCTCACAGGAGGCGAGCCGCTGCTGCGGCGCGGGGTCGAGGAGCTGATCTCGCAGCTCGCCGAGATCCGGACACCGTCAGGCGACCCGCTGGAGATCGCCCTGACCACGAACGGCGCCGCGCTCGGCGTCAAGGCCGCAGCCCTGAAGGCTGCCGGCCTCACCCGCGTCACCGTGTCGCTCGACTCCCTCGACGACGCGCTCTTCCAGCGAATGAACGACGTGCGCTTCCCCGTCGGGCGCGTGCTCGCCGGCATCGACGCGGCGCACGACGCCGGCCTCGCGCCCATCCGCATCAACATGGTCGTCAAGCGCGGCCTCAACGACCACGAGATCGTCGACATGGCGCAGCACTTCAAGGGCACGCCCTACACGCTGCGCTTCATCGAGTACATGGACGTCGGCAACACGAACGGCTGGACGCTCGACGAGGTCGTGTCCTCCGCCGAGATCGTCGAGCGGATCGGCGCCGTGCACCCCCTCGAGCCGGTGGGCGCGATCGTTCCCGGCGAGACCGCACAGCGCTGGCGCTACGTCGAGGGCGGCGGCGAGATCGGCCTCATCTCCAGCGTCACGAACGCGTTCTGCGGCACCTGCAACCGGGCCCGCATCTCGACCGAGGGCAGACTGTTCACGTGCCTGTTCGCCTCGGAAGGGCACGACCTCCGCGCGCTGCTGCGCGGCGGGGCCACGGACGACGAGCTGGCTGCGGCGATGGCATCCATCTGGGGAGCCCGCGACGACCGCTACTCGGAGATCCGCGCCGGACTCACGCCCGAGCTGCGCGAGCACCGCAAACGGGTCGAGATGTCGTACATCGGCGGCTGA
- a CDS encoding sulfate/molybdate ABC transporter ATP-binding protein, translated as MTLQADLRTRAGAFVVEAALSADDGEVLAVLGPNGSGKSTLLAALAGLLPLETGAITLNGRTLDTAGADGRPVRIRPAERRIGLLGQRALLFPHLSALENVAFGPRARGVSRAQARADAATWLDRLGVGAFAQRRPAQLSGGQQQRVALARALAARPAALLLDEPFAALDVETASLARQLVAEQRDAAGIPIVMVTHDPLDAVLLASRTAIVHEGRLMQQGPTAEVLGHPRSSFVAALAGVNLLAGTGTADGTIRHEGIEWAGVGDAVPRGSEATVVFAPSSVRLHPAVETTAAPNMWAGTVATLEPLPGGMRLRTAEHPAIAIDCPSTIAVATGVAPGIRLGFTIHADDVSVRVSAMR; from the coding sequence ATGACGCTGCAGGCCGACCTCCGCACACGTGCCGGCGCCTTCGTCGTCGAAGCCGCACTGTCGGCCGACGACGGCGAGGTGCTCGCGGTCCTCGGCCCGAACGGGTCGGGCAAGTCGACGCTCCTGGCGGCACTGGCCGGGCTCCTGCCTCTCGAGACCGGGGCGATCACGCTGAACGGCCGCACCCTCGACACTGCCGGCGCGGACGGACGGCCGGTCCGCATCCGGCCCGCCGAGCGCCGCATCGGCCTGCTCGGCCAACGCGCCCTGCTGTTCCCGCATCTGTCCGCCCTGGAGAACGTCGCGTTCGGTCCGCGCGCGCGGGGGGTCTCGCGCGCACAGGCGCGGGCGGATGCGGCGACCTGGCTCGACCGCCTCGGTGTCGGCGCGTTCGCCCAGCGGCGGCCGGCCCAGCTGTCGGGCGGTCAGCAGCAGCGTGTGGCGCTCGCCCGCGCGCTGGCGGCACGACCCGCTGCCCTGCTCCTCGACGAGCCCTTCGCGGCGCTCGACGTCGAGACCGCGTCGCTGGCGAGGCAGCTGGTGGCCGAGCAGCGGGATGCGGCCGGCATCCCGATCGTGATGGTGACGCATGATCCCCTGGACGCCGTGCTCCTCGCCTCGCGCACGGCGATCGTCCACGAGGGCCGCCTCATGCAGCAGGGGCCGACGGCCGAAGTGCTGGGCCACCCGAGGTCGTCGTTCGTCGCGGCGCTCGCCGGCGTGAACCTCCTCGCGGGCACGGGCACCGCCGACGGAACGATCCGGCACGAGGGCATCGAGTGGGCGGGGGTGGGGGATGCGGTGCCCCGCGGCTCCGAGGCGACGGTCGTGTTCGCGCCCAGCTCGGTGCGGCTGCATCCGGCCGTCGAGACGACAGCGGCGCCGAACATGTGGGCCGGCACGGTCGCCACGCTCGAGCCCCTGCCGGGAGGGATGCGGCTGCGGACCGCCGAGCATCCCGCCATCGCGATCGACTGCCCCTCGACCATCGCCGTCGCGACCGGGGTGGCACCCGGCATCCGTCTCGGCTTCACGATCCATGCCGACGACGTCTCTGTGCGCGTTTCCGCAATGCGGTAG
- a CDS encoding ABC transporter permease, translating into MATPTGAAAGASARLPVWLLVPAAIGAALLVLPFVALLAQLDWASVPAAITSPEALQALGLSLTTATAATIVCLLLGVPLAVVIARAHRRLAAVLRTFTTLPLILPPLVGGIALLALLGRQSVLGGMLAEVGVHIPFTTPAVVIAQTFVAMPFLVISVEGSLRTRGTAYEAVAATLGARPFTVFRRVTLPLVAPGLLAGTVLCFARALGEFGATALFAGNAAGVTRTMPLAIYTAFNGAGVGEDTAIALSLLLILVAIAVLALMRGWRADAVR; encoded by the coding sequence ATGGCGACCCCCACGGGGGCCGCGGCGGGCGCGTCCGCGCGCCTGCCGGTCTGGCTCCTCGTTCCGGCGGCCATCGGGGCGGCGCTGCTCGTGCTGCCGTTCGTCGCCCTGCTCGCGCAGCTCGACTGGGCGAGCGTCCCGGCGGCCATCACCTCGCCGGAGGCGCTGCAGGCGCTCGGCCTGTCGCTGACCACGGCGACGGCCGCGACGATCGTCTGCCTGCTGCTCGGTGTGCCGCTCGCCGTCGTCATCGCGCGAGCGCACCGGCGGCTGGCCGCGGTGCTGCGGACGTTCACCACCCTGCCGCTCATCCTTCCGCCCCTCGTCGGCGGCATCGCGCTCCTCGCGCTCCTCGGCCGGCAGAGCGTTCTCGGCGGGATGCTCGCGGAGGTCGGCGTCCACATCCCCTTCACGACACCCGCCGTCGTGATCGCCCAGACGTTCGTCGCGATGCCGTTCCTCGTGATCTCGGTCGAAGGCTCGCTGCGCACCCGCGGCACGGCGTACGAGGCCGTCGCCGCGACCCTCGGCGCGCGGCCGTTCACCGTGTTCCGCCGCGTGACGCTCCCGCTCGTGGCGCCTGGGCTCCTCGCGGGCACGGTGCTCTGCTTCGCCCGCGCGCTCGGCGAGTTCGGCGCCACGGCGCTGTTCGCCGGCAACGCCGCCGGTGTGACCCGCACGATGCCCCTCGCGATCTACACGGCGTTCAACGGCGCAGGCGTCGGCGAGGACACCGCGATCGCGCTGTCGCTCCTGCTGATCCTCGTCGCGATCGCGGTGCTCGCGCTCATGCGCGGCTGGCGAGCGGATGCCGTGCGATGA